One window of the Candidatus Kryptoniota bacterium genome contains the following:
- a CDS encoding protease inhibitor I42 family protein produces the protein MRYTLIVSVLLITFVGCNKSGNSLSPTEPKLDSTISGKTLAYSTNQRFLLELDLSADAGYQWDYSVSDSIVARIDSTNYRPKSGNWNQVGGLTVESFFFRTMKPGTCLVVMVEHRGWEPNVPPIDSLKFFISVQ, from the coding sequence ATGCGATATACTCTAATCGTATCAGTCCTTTTAATAACGTTCGTCGGCTGTAACAAGAGCGGTAACTCTCTTTCTCCAACTGAACCGAAACTGGATTCAACTATCAGTGGAAAGACCCTTGCATATAGTACTAATCAAAGGTTCCTTTTGGAGTTGGATCTATCGGCTGATGCCGGTTACCAGTGGGACTATTCAGTGAGCGATTCGATCGTCGCAAGAATCGATAGCACAAATTACAGACCCAAAAGTGGTAACTGGAATCAGGTTGGCGGCCTTACCGTCGAGAGTTTCTTTTTCCGTACGATGAAGCCAGGAACATGTTTAGTAGTAATGGTCGAACATCGTGGTTGGGAGCCGAATGTTCCACCAATCGATTCGCTGAAGTTTTTCATTTCAGTGCAGTAA
- a CDS encoding T9SS type A sorting domain-containing protein, whose product MITSIQNGLAGEPQLFSLGQNYPNPFNPNTVINYQLVENSFVRLKVYDILGREVKSLVNERQTAGSHNVTFSASNLPSGVYFYRLSAGSSEGVLRDLTGQAGTFTQAKKMILTK is encoded by the coding sequence ATGATTACTTCTATCCAAAATGGATTAGCAGGGGAGCCTCAACTTTTTTCGCTTGGGCAAAACTACCCGAATCCATTTAACCCAAACACCGTGATCAACTATCAATTAGTAGAAAACAGCTTTGTGAGGTTGAAGGTTTACGATATTCTGGGCAGAGAAGTCAAATCACTTGTCAACGAACGTCAAACCGCAGGGAGTCACAACGTGACATTCAGCGCGAGCAATCTTCCCAGCGGAGTCTACTTCTACAGGCTTTCCGCAGGATCCTCCGAAGGAGTCCTTCGTGACCTTACGGGACAAGCAGGAACCTTCACACAAGCCAAGAAGATGATCTTGACAAAGTAA